The following proteins are co-located in the Mobula hypostoma chromosome 4, sMobHyp1.1, whole genome shotgun sequence genome:
- the tm4sf4 gene encoding transmembrane 4 L6 family member 4, translating to MCYNKCARCLGITLIPLSLLCIIANTLLFFPNGETGYNTPEILADSVWCFSGIFGSGLLMVFPILVFMGMENNDCCGCCGNEDCGKRFANFSSVIFAGIGVAGAAYCFVVSAVGLNTGPKCTITKGNSSYIYPFENGDYLGNHTMWDECVEPPNIVPWHVTLFALLLVMSGVQLVLCAIQVINGLIGFICGECSCCSCCGSA from the exons ATGTGCTACAACAAGTGTGCACGATGCCTTGGCATCACCCTGATCCCTCTGTCTCTTCTGTGCATTATTGCAAACACCCTGCTTTTTTTCCCAAATGGAGAAACAGGGTACAACACCCCAGAAATACTAGCAGACAGTGTCTGGTGCTTCAGTGGGATTTTCGGCTCAGGATTGTTG ATGGTGTTCCCAATCCTGGTGTTCATGGGAATGGAAAACAACGACTGCTGTGGGTGTTGTGGAAATGAAGACTGCGGTAAAAGATTTGCG AATTTTTCTTCTGTGATCTTTGCCGGGATAGGAGTGGCAGGAGCTGCCTATTGCTTCGTTGTTTCCGCAGTGGGCCTCAACACTGGACCAAAATGTACCATCACAAAGGGCAACAGTAGCTATATCTACCCCTTCGAGAATGG TGATTACCTGGGAAACCACACGATGTGGGATGAATGCGTAGAGCCTCCGAATATTGTCCCCTGGCACGTAACGTTGTTCGCTCTCCTGCTGGTGATGAGTGGAGTCCAGCTCGTGCTCTGTGCCATTCAAGTGATCAACGGGCTGATTGGTTTTATCTGTGGCGAGTGCAGCTGTTGTTCCTGCTGCGGTTCAG CCTAG